In the genome of Brachypodium distachyon strain Bd21 chromosome 3, Brachypodium_distachyon_v3.0, whole genome shotgun sequence, the window ATCAAGTCATTTATAGAAACAGTATATGCTCCCGTTCAAACGAGTAAATTGCACACAATCACCACATTTGAGACAGTTGTAACGAAAACCACTGGTTTTGTTAATTTTCATGAAGTTGTTGCACATAGCACTGATTCGGTTATAAGCGCGTTTCTGACAGaccggcccacatgtcaggttgaCCGGGTTAGAGGCGTCTGTTAGCGCCGTTTGGGCCGTTTCTTTTCCGACTTCCGTTCTTGGACACCGCCGCTGCTCCCTGCTACCGTCGACGTCTAGGGATCCAGCCCCGTCCTTTGCCGTCCGGCTGCCCACGTCCCTCCTCCGTATCCCCTGCCCGAGCTCTCCCCTCCTCCCATCTGTGCTTTCTCGTCTTCTCTCCCTCCTGCAAATCGCGCCGCCGCATGGAACCGCCGCGCCAGCCGATTCCTGCCCCCATGAGCGCCTATCCGACCACCGCAGCAGTCTCGCGGACCCGCAGCCACACCGCCTGAGCCTGCCTCGCGCCCGaaccccgctgccgccgcttcttcttcaactccggcgGGAGCTCTGACGGACCCGATCCGCTTCTCCGCGGCCACCCTCGCCTAACCTACGCGCGCGGGAGCACCGCGACGTCTCCCGAACCCAATGGCACTCTCGATCTCGCCGTCCGCGCCCTGGAGCTCCTCCGCGCCGTCAACCACGCCGTCCGCctcgacctcgccgtcgcGAGCATCGTCCACCGCCTCCCGTTCGATTCCGGCGCTTCGCCGCGCATCTCGAAGACAAGGTGGTTTCCCCACGCGTCGCCCGGATTGAGCTCGGCGGCGCTTCGCCGGAGCTCGGGAAGACGAGCGCGCGACGACGGCTCGGACGCGAGGCGGGTCCAggcagggggggggggggggggggctagGAGGGCTGCGGGCTCGCGTGCGTGAGATAGCTTGCTCGCTGGGCAGCGCTGTggggagaagaaaagagagcaGAGGGAGGAGCTTCGGGGGAGAAAGAGCACGGCTAGGGGAGGAGATAGGAAGGAGGGGTCCTGCCTTGGGGATAGGAACGGGGAGCAGGGCAGGCGCCAGGCGAGGACGGGCGGGGCAGGAGGCACAGGACGGCAGGACGGCCGGACGGCTACAGGAGCAGAGAAGAGGCGCGCACAGGAGATGTTGTGCGGATGTGACGGGCACAAGCCGGACAAACTTAACTAACGGAAGACTCTAACCCCAGTTAACCTGCCACGTGGACCCAGCCGGTTAGAAACACGTTTATATACGCCGCAATCGACGAAATCAGTGCTATGTGCAACAACTTCACTGAATTGCGGTGGTTATGCGCGAAAATTAACAAAACCGGTGGTTTTCGTTACAACTGTctcaaatgtggtggttctGGATAATTTAGTCCTTTCAAATATATAAGGCCAACACAGGTTTCTATGCCAAATTTTGATCAACTGTTAGACTCATAGCACTAGCATCCGAGATGGAGTACATGTGACACTTTTGGTGGATACCATGCAACAGCTGCTGATGGTCTATAATTTGTGTGTGCGGCTGCTTGCAGTACAGCATGCCACTGACAAGAAGTGGGGAGGTGGTTTGGCTATGAATTTAATTATTTTGATCAATGCTTCGGTCAGTCCATTTGTGTATGAACATGTGTATGGAGTGTCCTAACTTGATTATCGCTGCCATTCGTTAATCATTAAATGCTTTTGAGGTGAACTCGCTGGCACTATCCATCCAGATGGACTTTATATGGTGTTCAGGGAATGCATTCTTCATTCAGCGAAATAAAGTTTTACAAATGCATGGTCTCAAGTTGAGAGCAAGTCAAATGCGACCATTAGAGGTGAGTCAATGAGTACCATGGTCAACTTCAGATGAAGTACCTAACTGGCACTAAACGATATAGGTCCGCACATATGGCCCTGGCATTTCGCCTTCTATTCGTAAGGGAGATGACCGCATTTACGGATATTATTaacatttgcaaaaaaaatatccacAGCAACACAACACACGGACACGACACTAGTCTGGTCATATGTAATCTCATCATCCATACCAATACATAAAGCACGAGTTGTAGTGGAACAGTTTCCATTTGAGCAGTACTGAGCTTGGAAGTCCAgctcagaaagaaaaaattatgTCAGTCAGAAGTAGCCGACTAACCTTCACATGTACGGCAGTTGTTGCTGGCTCTTCCGTTTCTGAAGCTCAGCAGCAAGCTGAGAGCacttcctttttgtttcctCTAGCTGATGCTCCAGCTCCCCAATCTACAAAGAATCATCCAGATCTGATCAGGTGACATAATATGATCACCACCACAAACTAACCACTTTAAACTTTATGGCATACCGTTTGCTTTAACTGTGTATCACGTTGCCGAAGATCTTCACGCCTGTAAAGAATATTTTTCAAGTTCAATTGCAAAAGAGCAGAGTGGTAATAAGTATTTCACGCAATACACCAGTACTACCTGGCCCTATAAGTTGATTAAATGTTAAGCCACATTTGTAAGGACATGTGTATATGTTCAATGTGGTTTAGTAGCGGCTGCCACTCAAAAAGAATGTCACAAATTTCAAGGTAGCAGTaactttcttcaaaaaaaaatcccacaATTAAATATTCCACTGTGGTAGTTTATGGTTCCCTTGCATGCAATTAACAATTAAAATTGTTGACAGTGTTCTAAAAATTGGTGGTGGCAACTAATCAGTTGATCCCCCTTTTAGTGACAATACAAGCAAATTATACGAGGAACCAAAGGTATTTCGCAATTATAGGGTTTAGTCAAGTCAAACAACTCTGAGTGGCAGACAGTGTAATGAGTTGTCTACTATCACAAATAACATTGGCGTGCTACTAGTGAACTATGCAAAAtagagaaaggaaagaaaaaagcgTAACGTACAGCaataagtcatgtttagaatTCAACATGTACGGCTTCCATAAAAAAGCTCAAAGTCAACAAGCTACTCAGCATAGGCTCAAGACAGGCTCGAATTGAATCAAGCTGACATAGCTAGGGTCGCTGGAGCTCAGATTGTTGACAGCTTATATACATGATGACAATGTTTTTGCTGGAATGCACCCCATTTATGTAAACTCACTAGTCATTATTTAATATTATACCTTGTAAAGAGAGCCAGGTTTTCTTCACTCAACCTCTCATTGAAATTGGGATCAAGAACGCCATGAGAGCCAATATCTAGATCCTGAATGCCACAGAAGATATAAAAAATAGTAATGAGCAGATGAATACATTAAAAATACACTTGGAGGGGTGTTATTATTGATTACAAAGCAATATTCATAATTTAGGAAGCCAAAAGTATATTTATATCATGCTACGCTATTACTAGGGATAATTTAGATAAGGGCACAACGAATGGGAATTAACTACGCTATTACTAGGGATTACATAGGCCCAACATTCATCCCTGAAGAGAGCGGAAGCAGAAACAAACTGTTCTCTTCCACAAGAGCTTTGGCAGGGCCGCAGGGTCCAAGAAAGAAATATCCAAAGGAAAAACAACTAAAAGGACAGCATGACTCAATTCAAAGCCTATAGGTGCAACTGCAAACCTCTTCCAAGCCTGCTGATTCCATATTGTTTTGGAGGGCTAGACCAGATGATTGTAAACCAGAACCTGGTCAAATTAAAATATTCAGAACATGAAATATATTCCAACAAAATAAATGAACTATTTGCATTCTCACAAGAAAACAGGAAAAGGATAACTGATATTTAGCATGCTCTGTTCGACCATTCTGAGCCAGTGACACAATGTTAAACCCAGCCCCAAAAGTTCATACTTCACAGAGAGAACCTGGCTCGATAAAATAGCAGGTCTATATTTCACAAGCAGTATTTACCTTGTGAACTAAATGACTGACACAAATAACATTGAACCATTTTCCTAATAATCAGCAATGTACTTAAAACCAATCACTAAATCATCAAACTATTAATGAATAATGATGCCATGGGTATTGAATAGAAGAAAACGAATTAAATATAATAGAACTGGCACAAGACTACAGTAAACTTATTAATGGCCCAAGGACCACTATTATGAGGGcataaaaaaatagcaaaaagaCATAAGAGACCAAATGCATCCCTTCAATACATGTCATTTTAGAGTCGAGCAGAAGAATTAATTATGTTGGTGAAATACCCTTCAATCATTTCTAAaactttctctttttcctccAAAATGCAAGAGCTCGTTTCTTCATAAAAATTAATGAAAAGCGGAGCAGGATAAAATGAGCAAAATTGCATTTGAAGTGTAGGATTTACATTTTAAGCAAGAGTCTGGAAGGCTAAAATAGTAAAATGAACTACATTGCGACGAATCTATAAGAAATATATTAGCAATCCGGAAATTGGTATAACAGAAGGAAGTGTATCTTCATCACCATTACTTTATTTTACACCATTATTTAGTTGGACAATGACTTCAGTTGAACAGAAGCTAAACAGACACAAAAACACTTCCCGGTTGAAAATCTTCTATTCTAGACTAATCTACATGAAGTTGAACATCATTTGGAGACAGTAGGATAAAGCTTGGCAGTTTAGCAGACAATGCAATAGCTTTGACACTATTGTACGGAAGTTATTTGTATACATGTTTATTATTATTACCTGCCCCATTAGCTGTCAGTCTAACAACAGCTACATCATCATATGTATCCGGCAGCAAATTAGAGAGATGCCCTCCAGCCTTCCGAGTGGTTGAAGCTTTCTGCTGAATCCTAGCTCCATCACCTGAATCTTTAAGAGCGGCCTTATACTGGGTTCTTAATTTAGGATCAGTTGGCTGGTAACCTATTAGATGACACTTCTCTTTCCTGCAAATACATCATTTTCTTACATTATTGAAAATGCAATCAGAACATTTGGGTCTACACTCAGTGTGGAAGTCCAAACATGTTCTACAAATTGGCTGATATGCATAATATTGTGCCAAGTAAAATGATTAAATGATAAAGGTCACCTCACAGTCAAATATTGTACTCCcaccgttccataaagattggcgcgACTTTAACCTAGCTCTAGTTCAGAGTCAcaccaatctttatggaacgagGGGAGTAAAACGTCAAATCTAAGAGATCTGCTCGGATGATGTAGCCATtgtttttttcgagaaaataCAAAAGCTTATTGAATAGACCAAGGTTTAAATACAGGCCTGAGTAGCCGTTGTTATGAATGGGGCAGGTAATAATTATCATTATAAATGCAGCCCGATacttattactccctccgttcgaTATTAATTGTTGCtgatttagtataaagttgtGCTAAATCAGCgaaaattaatatggaacggagggagtattaaggGAAAAAAGTAATGCTTCTGCAAGGCTTTGGAAGCTGGGCTATACTTGGACTTTCTATCACTCGGGAAGATGTGAGGCCATATATAGCAGTGCCCTGCACTTGTGTGTTCAATGTTCATTAACGTGAGGACAGAACATTAATCAGTGAAAGGAAAAATTTCCTATGCCTACATCCGTAAGTCGATGGCATCATAGAAACGTGCAGTCAAACTTTAACTTCGACTCATATTCAAATGCCAACAATTCATTGTTTAATTGTTAGATACATAGTAATAAATCAGCCACAATTTTTTCTCTAATATGAACCTGGGGTGGGGTATTCATAATGTACACTGGTATACACATCGGTTTAATGGTAATGACAGGATTGTAGGCACAATGCTCTTTTCCCTTTACAGTTAGCAATTCATATGCAAACAACCAAAAAGAGAGGACCTCAACAAAACCACCAGAGGCACTTACCAATATTCAATAATAATTtgtcttaattttgtttctagCCGAATGAATAGTGGAGTCCTCTCGAAATCTTGCTTGTCATGTGCCGGCTCAATAAAATTTGCCTCAAGTACACCTAAATCATGACAAGTGTCACCCCCGGAAAGAAGTGAAGTAACAGAAGTGTCAAACCAACAAATGGAACTCACCTATAACACTCCTCCCTCTACTAGATCCTTCCTGAAGGACCTTCCAGAATGGCTGCAAGAGATATATTTCTGCAGAAACTCAGTTCCAGCCCAAGTTGAATTGCAATATTATCACTAGAACTGTATATTTAGATGGTCAGACCCGACTCAGAACCTAAGTTTAAAGTATAAAGAACATCAGTCGAACCATGTAAAGAAACAACTAAATGGCAACAAGTACTTAGTGATCTCGTTGTCTTTATCAATTAACACAAAGCTAGCAAAATTATCACAAAGTTATAGAactttcagaacatgttcgtAACTTTTTGTTACTGACAGCTTGATATTCCTTGCACAACAGGCCTAAATGCAAGCACAGAGATTTAATATCTCAGAGTTGTCACTATGTTGAGCAAAAAGAAACACTGATTGTAAAACATAAACACTAGAACACATCCAAATTGTGTTCTTAGTCCCGAAAAACCACGTACCGGCGTACCGCAAACTATTTTACTGACATGCCCCGATGCCCCTGATTAGTTAAGAACCGTACATATCTGCCAATTGGTGATTTCCATATGGGTTTCTAAATATCAACTAGAATCACccaatcttctcatcttctaATGTTGTCTGTATGATGTATCTTTTAAATCTTAAAGACAAATACACACTGAACATATTGACGTATCGAAAATGCCATGAGGCCTTATCACCATACCAGTATGACTTATCAGGGCAAGGTAGTTCCTAAATGCTGAGACGAGATCTAAGAAACATGACACATAGTAAAACATAAACaataacaaaacaaattgGTGAACAAATAACTCAGAACTGAAGAGTGGTTACCATGATTAGTCGATTTTTATGGTAGACATTCATCCCAAAAATGCCCAAAACAGGTGCCTCCTTTGCAAAGCCAATATCTACCTTCACTGAGACCTGTGGTGCCAATTGAAATGTGATTGTAAAGAAAAACTAATACAGGTTGCAAACAAAAATTCTCCAATTTGTTCTTATTACGAGTCCTTAAGTTTTTGCTCACGATAAGCTTATCCTGCCAGCATGATTATGTCATTCCTTGTGTCAAGTGCAGGGTCGTAACCCGGTTTGTCTCAGACTTGTACATAACATTCATTTTCTATCAATAAACCAAGACACAGGGCTTTTGTTAGTTAATTTGTGAACATGGATGACGGATGAGTACTGTTCATCATTGGAATCTGTGTGCAACAAATAATGAAGGAGCAGCACGATTAGCACTGCAAATACATTAATTGCGCCATAGGGAACACCAAACACAGGCGTCTTCACTGCTATTATGAGCTCATGCTAAACTGGCAGACAATACGAAATTATGGAGAAAAGATTGGATCGGTGGAATGCAAGAGTTTATATTACTGGTGGATGTAAGGACCAATGGTGTATGGTGTATCCATGTCACTTTGCTTGGATTCTTTCATCAGGGTCCTCCCTCAGCTGCACCGTCTTTGCCATTGATTGACCATAGCCCCATATCACTGGTGTCAGTAAAGGTTGAAAAGGCTTGATTAGGCAGAGCGGCAGGGGTAGTAAATGGGAGTTTGGAGTTAACTGGCAAGGGCTTCCGGGTGTGGAAGGTTCATGGGGAACGGACACTGGAAAATTCCAATGGTGAGTTATGCCGTTTCTTATCGAGGCAGCACTTAACATAGGAGAAGATTAGCACCGAGGCATGCGCTAGCACATGAGTAATAAGTCCTCTAGATGAAAGCAGATTCAGCCAGAATCCATAGAGAAGATTAGCACTAGGGGCTAGACCAAAACTAAAACCTCATGAATCGCTCAGGCTAGAGACAAGCTTGGCTCGGACACATAGACAAGCCAAGCCAAagccaccaactccaaaatTGCTCAGTTAACAGCTCAGGAGCCCATGTTAAGTGTAAAAGCAATTTGTGCATCACATCTCTACCATAAGCCCCACGACCCATATGAGTTAGTCCACCCCAAGGGAAGCCATGCAACAAGCAATGAGGCAAACCTAATAGTGATGCTGCACACTAGACGCAATCGACCCTAACTGGTAATTACCCAAACAACAACAGAGACGTTGACTACAATGACAACTCACCCGCCACACCTTTCCTGAGACTATCGTCCTTGCGCCCTAGGTCATCTTATTTGTGTTCTTCTCCCTTTAGGATGAATTCCTTGCTATGTTATTTTCCTTTTGGCTACTTCTCTAGCTATTAGTACAATATTACTCTGGTTTATAAGGagaataatttttttacatgTGTTGAGCAATCCAATGGTCCTTTGCCAACGCATAAGTGCATCCACCGTTAGTATGGTATGTTCTTGTCTTTGCACTTTGGTATATTGTCAGATGTCACTGAGCTTGGCTTGCAAAACCCTCAGGAGCCAGCTCGAGCTTCCAAACAAGCTAACTTGAGCCTCACTTTCAGCTCTCTGGCTCGTCCCCCAAACTGTAAATACAGAAGAGGCGGACAACGGAAGAGGCAATTAGGAACAGTTGTGTTAAGACACGAGCTCTGGTATAATTAGGTTAAGACAGATTCGTCTTTGTCAAAAGGTTAAGACTGATTTGTcctgtcaaaaagaaaaaggttaaGACAGATTGGTTCCGCTTATACAAGGGATGTTCCTGGATGTTAAGCACTATAGTGCTCTCCTCTAACCTAAATTCCTCCCGGTCTACATCACATTCTGCATTTACCATAGCTACATTAGGTGTAATGTTTTAAAGTGCCTGCTGGGGAGACCAAAGCGGATGGCAGTCCAGGGAGCCAGTGGTTCACTAGGAATGCTAGAGGTTCCTAGTAGCGTAGTAAAGTGAGGTGCAGGAGCGGTTTAGGGGAACTAGGAAAGAGATAGAATAGGAGTTGAAGAGACCAGATCTTAGGGTCAAGTTAGATAGCAGTGGCACTACAAGATTAGCATTTTGATCTTTCGGACGAAACAACCAATGAATCACTATCATCAGTACTTGTCATTTCTCAGCCTGTCTAGTTCTCATCCCAAATTCCCTATCTATGTCTATCTCCCATTTATATACTCTAATCCTGTTCAAGCTATGACATCTTCTGCAAGGTATGAAGGTAGTTATCTCAATGGTTCGCATAAAATTATTTCAGTGGTTCACCTCCAGAATATACTGAAAAGAGATCGCAGATGCAAATAATATATATAACTATATTGTACAAATGCACTTACCGCTTGAGAATCATGTGCAACTTGAGGTTTGTAAGTAACTACTTTCTTAAACTTCAGCTCATTAGCTATGCTTATCTGTTCAACGGGTTTTCCTCTCAGTATAATTTGGAAGTTTTCAAACTTCCTGAGGTAAAGGATGGAAATATACGCCTGCATTGACAATCAAAAATTTCTATTTAGATATGTAAGCTATATGGGAATGAAAGCAGAATAAAGAAATAAACTTACTCGCAATGAAAATCTGAGCCTGTGGGATATATGTTGCTCAACAATTTCTTTTTGGATCCTTGTTGATCCCCCACTGGTTTGACCTTGATCCCGAAGTAATATGTCCTGAAAAGTAGGCAGCAGGATAAGAGTATTTTATAAACAACCCGCAATGTAGGGAAAAATCAAAATAGAACTGCATTTATTCCTATTAAGTTGTCTACTTTGTATATATTTCTTACACAGCACAAGTGATCTCACGCAACCACACAAAAACCATTAAATGTGCATCTGTAGTCATATCTATTTTCCTACAATGAGGATTACTTTACTAAGAGTTAATACAGTTCATGTTAACCTACTAAATATGTTATGtttagaaaggaaaaaaaaatcttctttTCCTTGATGAAACTTCCAACTATGTAGTACATGGTAGAGACCAGTCAGGTGGTTTCCAAAGGAATAATAAAGGAACCATTATTCATACACATTATGTACCAGTCATTGTCTTTTCAGGACAGGTTAAGGACCAAGAAAATTGACAACATGTAGAAGTAAATTATGCTTGCTAACAGAGTTGTATCAGCAATAAGTAACCTCATCGTCGTCCTCAAAGTCGAGTTCTAAAAGGCCATCGTCATTCATCCATAAATTGTATATCGCCACCTTAGTTCCATGAGTTTCCATATCCTCAAACTGAATGCACATAAAAACTATCAATACATATGTATAAAAACAATCAGTTTCTTGTCAGGAAGAAGCTAATCACTGTACAGTTGGTTATGAAATAGCTTCAGAAAAATGGAAATAATCGATTCAGCTAGtcatgaaagaaaaaatgacTAAGTTTGGCATATGTGCCTGGATACATGCCATAGAAAAATCACTGTATGCTACTTAGGAAAAAACAACactagaaagaaagaaaataacaatAAACTATGTCAGTATTCACTTGTTCCCATCGGAAAAAAAGTGCAAACAGATGCATTCTTCAGCAAACTGTATTAGTAAATGTTAAATTTGCGCAGTGCTGCAGTAATAACAATAAAGCTTCATGTCAAAGTACTCAATCAGTTATTAAGTTACTTAAGAGTTAATATAATTATTTGAGTTGGTTGTTGCCTGAAACAGTACATGTTGCTAGAGGAGCAACTCCAATTTGTCACGAGTGTTGGGATTAGCTCCATTTCCAGTGTGCCAAAATAAGCTTATAATGCTCCACAGAAGATAAAGAGGTAAAGAACAATATctaaaatattactccctccgaccataaattgttgtcgaaatattacatgtatctagatgctttttaagaatagatacatccacattTGGGctaatttgagtcaagaatttaggatcagagggagtatttgagtTGGTTGTTGCCTGAAACAGCACATGTTACAGCAGCAACTCCAATTTGGCACAAGTGTTGGGATTAGCTCCATATCCAGTGTGCCAACCTAAGTTCATAGTGCTCCACCAAAGATAAAGAGGTAAAGACCAATAACTAAAATATTGACCAACTATAAACGTGACAGACCTGACTGGAGACTGATTAGTACTTACAACCAAAGGCACTGTTCAGTGAATGCAGAGGTACAGGGAGAGATTTGGTGTGGAGAAGGCATATCTAGTGAGTagggaggagagaagagagacaAACAGATGAGGAATGTAGATACCATTACTTAGATAGAATTTGATTGTTGGCTATAAATTTTGACTTAAGGCCAATACACTAGGCCCTGTTTGGAGAATACAACAACCCAAGGATTCCCTTACCTGACAGAACGGTCCTTCGGTATGCACCCTGAATATTTGACCACAGCTACACACTTGCGCGCTGACAAACCAGGATCCACTCAAACTTGCAGGTCGACCCACACTGTATGTTGGCAAATTTTTATGTGTGCAAGCAGGGCTCATTAAAAGTTGGGATCAATTTTACATGTTAGCTGAAGTAGAAGAGCCAAATTAGACTTATCCTGTTGGTATAGTCTTTGAACCTATTATTTGGCTCACTCATCCATGAAACATCAAATACTATTCGGTATTCCCAACCTTCTCAAATATGGGAGCTACTATCCCAATGTAGAGTTCAGTCATTGCGAAAATTCACTGCATAGGTTCAAACTTTGAACGTGGAATGGACTAAACAATAGTATATGGAAAGGATGTCACCTGCTGTAGCAGTTCTTCCTGTGAAGAAAAAGGGGACCAATCAATTATTATCTTCAAGCTACTATCCCAATCACCCTGTGAACCATAAACCAAAGGTACAATGTGGCCATCTTGGACTTGAAAATCAAGCTGTAACAGTGATGAAAAATGTCAGCTGTAGACAGATAGAGCTGCATGAAATATAAACTACGGGAACAACTGGACATACCATGGGGACAATTATGTCATCCTTCATTGTTCTCCTCAGGAAAGTGTAAGAGAGCAAACCAATACTCAAGGTAACATTACTGCAGgacaaaaaaaaggcatgAAACTGATAATAATTGATAAATACAGAATATTCATCAAAACACCATGAATTcttctaaaataaatcaataaagACTGATACCTTTCACGTATTGCGCGAGTAAAAACAATTGCATCAGCACCAAGTCTCATTGTGCTTGTCTTAAAGCCATTCCCATCTGCGTAATGGCAAGAGGTTAGTATTTAGCAAACGATGGGCATAAAAGGTGTTTTATCCAGAAAAGCATAAAGCAGCTGGGTACTGGATGAAAATAATTTGTTAGAATATCTGAACTAAACATCTATAAAGAATTTGATTTGGAATTGCAAGACCATTCGCACTTGAAATGGTTCTATAATACCCAACTACAAATCTGTCATACAAGTCAAGGCCATTTATGTTTTTGTGTGGAATAGAGCATATGTTTCAATACGGAAGAACCAATATACCTAAGATTTAGACATGAAGGTGTTCGAACAACCATTTAGGCTTTAATCTACCAATGTAAACAAAATGCAACATAGAATGGCCAATTGAAAGCCAAAATAAGTTAGTGAAAGTCTTTAATCTACCAATGTAGGCACATACACTGGCCAATTGTTGTTTTTGATTTCTTGGTTGAGAATCCTAGACTCATGCATCGACGCACCCCTTCAGGATCCATTCCTCCTCCATCATCTGTTGAAATCGCTCGAAGATAGCATGAATCAATATGAGAAATGTTAAAGATCTAACCCAGCCTACTCCAAATATTCACTCTATTGCTTCGTATTAAATCTGTGTACCTTGAAAAACCAGCATTGGGCTATTGTCTTTTGGGCTGATGCTTTTATCCACTTTTACAAATGTGGCACCATTGCAAATCTGAGATACAACATACCATATCAGAGGATAACTACATTATTGTTCTAACATTCTGTCAAAGCACAAGACAATTTAGGACATAAACAGCGTTGAAGAAAAGTGTATTAAGTTTATAGAAGATAACACAAACCTCATCTACCGCGTTGTCAAGGAGTTCAGATATACCTGCAGAATTAGACAGAATTGTTAGGAAAATACTGTCCATGGAAGCATAAGTATCTTGAACATTAAATATAAAATAAGTGTTACGAAAGTTACCATGACACCTAGTTATTCTACTTTTCGATCCAGTAAACATTCCAACAAAAAAGTTCAATCACCAGTACAAAGT includes:
- the LOC100842776 gene encoding protein MICRORCHIDIA 1, which translates into the protein MPAVMTGGTGGGGGRSLDCRSFWKAGANEGPSAPIREFHDALETGDFDRARVHPKFLHTNATSHKWAFGGISELLDNAVDEICNGATFVKVDKSISPKDNSPMLVFQDDGGGMDPEGVRRCMSLGFSTKKSKTTIGQYGNGFKTSTMRLGADAIVFTRAIRESNVTLSIGLLSYTFLRRTMKDDIIVPMLDFQVQDGHIVPLVYGSQGDWDSSLKIIIDWSPFSSQEELLQQFEDMETHGTKVAIYNLWMNDDGLLELDFEDDDEDILLRDQGQTSGGSTRIQKEIVEQHISHRLRFSLRAYISILYLRKFENFQIILRGKPVEQISIANELKFKKVVTYKPQVAHDSQAVSVKVDIGFAKEAPVLGIFGMNVYHKNRLIMPFWKVLQEGSSRGRSVIGVLEANFIEPAHDKQDFERTPLFIRLETKLRQIIIEYWKEKCHLIGYQPTDPKLRTQYKAALKDSGDGARIQQKASTTRKAGGHLSNLLPDTYDDVAVVRLTANGAGSGLQSSGLALQNNMESAGLEEDLDIGSHGVLDPNFNERLSEENLALFTRREDLRQRDTQLKQTIGELEHQLEETKRKCSQLAAELQKRKSQQQLPYM